From Sporosarcina sp. FSL W7-1349, a single genomic window includes:
- a CDS encoding CaiB/BaiF CoA transferase family protein, which yields MIAAPFGATLLGDFGAEVIKVEMPGKGDSLRRMGPFKGDEPLRWPGLARNKRSLTLDLHGEEGQEILKKLVAKSDVVIENFRPGTLEKWNVGYEDLKKVNEDLIMIRVTGYGQTGPYSPKAGFGTPATAFSGYTYLQGYTDRPPISPSFSLLDYITGVYVAFATSTALYYRDAAEGTGQYADIGLYESVFRMMEFLVIDYDQNGVIKERSPGLSGHSSPAGTFQTKDGHWIVLVTSSDRTFERLAQAMDREDMLSDDRFYTNAVRLQHFDLTNGIVADWVKSKDRDELQKLLDEYGVPISSINSIEDIFEDEHYKARENIVEIEHPRLGKVKMPGIVPKFSETPGSIRNVGPDLGADTNAILKDLAGLTDQEIQSLKENSIV from the coding sequence ATGATTGCTGCTCCATTTGGAGCGACCTTGCTTGGAGACTTTGGTGCAGAAGTGATCAAAGTAGAGATGCCCGGCAAGGGAGATTCCTTGCGCAGAATGGGCCCCTTTAAAGGTGATGAACCGCTTCGCTGGCCGGGATTGGCGAGAAACAAGAGATCGTTGACTTTGGATTTGCACGGCGAAGAGGGACAGGAAATTTTAAAAAAACTCGTTGCCAAATCGGATGTTGTCATAGAGAATTTCCGACCCGGCACTTTAGAGAAATGGAATGTGGGATACGAAGATCTGAAAAAAGTGAATGAAGACTTAATTATGATCCGCGTAACCGGGTATGGGCAAACCGGTCCGTATTCTCCAAAAGCTGGATTTGGAACGCCTGCGACTGCTTTTAGCGGGTATACGTATTTACAGGGATATACGGACCGCCCGCCAATCAGCCCTTCTTTTTCATTGCTTGATTATATAACAGGGGTGTACGTTGCGTTTGCTACATCGACGGCACTTTATTACCGAGATGCAGCGGAGGGGACAGGCCAATACGCAGATATTGGGCTGTATGAGTCCGTGTTTCGAATGATGGAATTCCTTGTTATTGATTACGATCAGAATGGTGTCATTAAAGAGCGCTCTCCTGGTCTGAGCGGGCATTCGAGTCCGGCAGGCACGTTTCAGACGAAAGATGGACATTGGATTGTTCTCGTCACCTCTTCCGACCGGACGTTTGAGCGGCTGGCCCAAGCGATGGACCGGGAAGATATGCTGTCCGATGACCGTTTTTACACCAACGCTGTCCGGTTGCAGCATTTTGATCTGACTAATGGCATCGTGGCCGATTGGGTGAAATCGAAAGATCGAGATGAGCTGCAAAAGCTACTAGATGAATACGGTGTTCCGATCAGTTCGATTAATAGTATCGAAGACATTTTTGAGGATGAACATTACAAAGCTCGTGAAAATATTGTAGAAATCGAACACCCGCGGCTCGGCAAAGTAAAAATGCCGGGAATTGTGCCTAAGTTTTCCGAAACGCCGGGCTCCATCCGCAATGTGGGTCCGGACTTGGGCGCAGATACGAACGCCATTTTGAAAGATTTGGCAGGTTTGACTGATCAAGAGATTCAGTCATTGAAAGAGAATAGTATAGTCTGA
- a CDS encoding MmgE/PrpD family protein encodes MKRLIGRIVQAAPDDIGEQTMESAKKVLLDTLGSLILGMKEASIQNLLAPYKLFGPGPYAVLGTDVRLDLFSAAFVNGTASVAVELDEGNQWSKGHPAAHVVPAMLTYVQTKQQYDGRLFLSNLIKSYELCSYFGRATTLQPEAHAHGTWGVSGAAGSILLMDQVGEESLQEGLQISASFAMPTRWTAALEGSPLRNVYAGQAAESGIKTAALLQAGYRAPNQNIEYVFGQIIGQAFQPDCMSGVMDGWDIDRNYFKSHAFCRYAHAPLEAFQAIVQEHGIRPEDIRKIDVFTYQRAATLNSSQYHNALSAKFSIPFALSSWLYTDSSAHSIFNEDVLQNSVIRDLAEKVEVRASAALEVDYPTIMPAEVVVFLNTGEVFKKRLDNALGGPEEVYSLSHIIHKFKENSNGTYAEDRQEEIVDWIVNMENKQNMKELIDLVCL; translated from the coding sequence ATGAAGCGATTAATTGGACGGATTGTGCAAGCAGCTCCCGATGACATCGGCGAACAGACGATGGAATCTGCAAAAAAAGTATTGCTTGATACGTTAGGTTCCCTAATTTTAGGGATGAAGGAAGCTAGCATACAAAACCTTTTAGCTCCGTACAAATTATTCGGCCCCGGCCCCTATGCCGTGCTTGGAACAGATGTCAGGCTGGATCTTTTTTCAGCTGCGTTTGTCAACGGCACTGCATCCGTTGCGGTGGAGCTTGATGAAGGCAACCAATGGAGCAAAGGGCATCCGGCTGCGCATGTCGTGCCTGCCATGCTTACTTACGTTCAAACTAAACAGCAATATGACGGGCGGTTATTTCTGAGTAATTTAATAAAATCCTATGAATTATGCTCCTATTTCGGAAGAGCGACAACACTGCAGCCTGAAGCACATGCTCATGGTACATGGGGAGTTTCAGGAGCCGCGGGAAGCATATTGCTGATGGATCAAGTCGGAGAAGAATCATTGCAAGAAGGGCTGCAAATTAGCGCTTCTTTTGCTATGCCGACTAGGTGGACGGCTGCTCTGGAAGGATCGCCGCTCCGCAATGTATATGCCGGCCAGGCGGCAGAATCGGGAATTAAGACAGCGGCCTTGCTGCAGGCCGGTTACCGCGCGCCAAATCAAAATATCGAATATGTCTTCGGCCAAATAATTGGGCAGGCTTTTCAGCCCGATTGCATGAGCGGAGTGATGGATGGCTGGGATATTGACCGCAATTATTTCAAATCCCATGCGTTTTGCCGCTATGCGCACGCCCCTCTGGAAGCATTCCAGGCAATTGTCCAAGAACATGGCATTAGGCCGGAGGACATCCGTAAAATTGATGTATTTACGTACCAGCGGGCAGCTACTCTGAATAGCAGCCAGTATCATAATGCCTTGTCCGCCAAGTTCAGCATTCCATTCGCGCTTTCCTCCTGGCTATACACTGATTCTTCGGCCCACTCTATTTTTAACGAAGATGTTTTGCAAAACAGCGTCATCCGGGATCTTGCGGAGAAAGTCGAAGTGAGGGCATCTGCCGCTCTCGAGGTGGATTATCCGACCATAATGCCGGCTGAAGTGGTTGTTTTCTTGAATACGGGCGAGGTTTTCAAGAAAAGATTGGATAATGCATTGGGCGGTCCTGAAGAGGTTTATAGCTTATCGCATATTATTCATAAGTTTAAAGAAAATAGCAACGGAACTTATGCCGAGGACCGACAGGAAGAAATAGTAGATTGGATAGTAAACATGGAGAATAAGCAAAATATGAAAGAATTGATCGACCTGGTTTGTTTATAA
- a CDS encoding nucleoside deaminase — translation MRHEKWLQETIDMALENVRKGGGPFAAIVVKDGKVIGRGTNRVHIENDPSAHAELLAIREACAFLGTIDLSDCTLYASGEPCPMCLGAAYWSTVGTIYYACSKSEALDEAQFTNPLAAYFLDQSKAPEDRRVPFIQLKTANALSPFHEWNQFHGNSDV, via the coding sequence ATGCGTCATGAAAAATGGTTACAAGAAACGATTGATATGGCATTGGAGAATGTGAGAAAAGGGGGCGGTCCGTTCGCAGCAATCGTTGTAAAAGACGGGAAAGTCATCGGCCGCGGCACCAATCGTGTACATATCGAAAACGATCCTTCCGCACATGCTGAATTGCTCGCCATTCGGGAAGCCTGTGCTTTTCTCGGCACTATCGATTTATCCGATTGCACCCTTTATGCTAGCGGCGAACCTTGCCCGATGTGCCTCGGCGCCGCTTACTGGTCCACCGTCGGAACGATATATTATGCGTGCAGCAAATCGGAGGCGTTAGACGAAGCCCAGTTCACGAATCCGCTCGCCGCTTATTTCCTGGACCAATCGAAAGCCCCAGAAGACCGCCGAGTTCCGTTTATCCAATTAAAAACGGCCAACGCCCTCTCTCCCTTTCATGAATGGAATCAATTTCACGGGAATTCGGACGTTTAA
- a CDS encoding hydroxymethylglutaryl-CoA lyase, which translates to MSNRPITITEVCPRDGFQSMPETIPTDEKVEIINRIFDCGFKQVEVTSFVHPKAIPQMRDADEVLQRINRPKDVILRALVPNLRGMERAIAAKVDKVKLMLSASDSHSLNNANAHTFQAMEGFKPLVERAKGTDVKIGGSISVAFGCPYEGEVPIKRHLEICKRYEQLGITDISLADTTGMANPFQVKRILRELREHYPSFHFSLHLHNTRGMAFANAVAGFEEGVTDFDSSIAGFGGCPYAPDASGNIATEDLVHGFEEMGIATAIDLDKVIELAKDLQERYPAQADSFILKAGKCSDLHIAPSAQQKIGGQ; encoded by the coding sequence TTGAGCAATCGTCCAATTACCATTACAGAAGTTTGTCCGCGAGATGGCTTCCAAAGTATGCCGGAAACGATACCGACTGATGAAAAAGTAGAGATTATTAACCGAATATTTGATTGCGGCTTCAAGCAAGTCGAAGTGACATCGTTTGTCCATCCGAAAGCGATCCCACAAATGAGGGACGCCGACGAAGTGTTGCAGCGAATTAACCGGCCAAAAGATGTGATTTTACGGGCGCTTGTACCAAATTTGCGAGGGATGGAGCGCGCGATTGCCGCCAAAGTGGATAAAGTAAAGCTGATGTTATCCGCTTCGGATTCTCATAGCTTGAACAATGCAAATGCTCATACATTCCAAGCGATGGAAGGATTTAAACCATTGGTGGAACGAGCTAAAGGGACGGACGTCAAAATTGGCGGTTCCATATCCGTCGCGTTCGGCTGTCCGTATGAGGGCGAAGTACCGATCAAGCGGCATCTGGAAATTTGCAAACGTTATGAGCAATTGGGTATTACAGACATTTCATTGGCAGACACGACCGGGATGGCCAACCCGTTTCAAGTAAAGCGGATTCTTCGCGAGCTGAGAGAGCATTATCCAAGCTTTCATTTTTCACTTCATCTGCATAATACACGCGGAATGGCTTTTGCCAATGCAGTCGCCGGATTCGAAGAAGGGGTTACCGATTTTGACAGTTCGATTGCAGGCTTTGGCGGCTGTCCATACGCGCCGGACGCTAGTGGTAACATCGCCACGGAGGATTTAGTCCATGGGTTTGAGGAGATGGGAATTGCGACAGCAATTGATCTGGATAAGGTTATTGAGTTGGCTAAAGATTTGCAGGAGCGGTACCCCGCACAGGCAGACAGCTTTATTTTGAAAGCCGGTAAGTGTTCAGATCTTCATATTGCACCCTCTGCCCAACAAAAAATAGGCGGTCAATAA
- a CDS encoding flavin reductase family protein produces MIYEMETLSEREKYRVMTSCIVPRPIAWITTADENGLANAAPFSFFTGVSIDPPLVIFAAERRQTKKKDTVRNIEATGQFVINLVTVANVDQMNETSKDYLPNEDELKKANLSAVPSKFVSPPSIKESPIRMECVLERIIEIGSSPHSLVIGEVKAVEVQDGLIQGNRIDMKQLEAVGRMGGKWYVKTDHLFELDRLDWRKEEV; encoded by the coding sequence ATGATATATGAAATGGAAACCCTTAGTGAAAGAGAAAAATATCGTGTCATGACAAGCTGTATCGTGCCGCGCCCGATTGCCTGGATTACAACAGCAGATGAAAATGGCCTTGCCAATGCGGCACCGTTCAGTTTCTTTACAGGAGTTTCAATCGATCCTCCGCTCGTCATATTCGCTGCGGAACGGAGACAAACAAAGAAAAAAGATACGGTTCGCAATATTGAGGCAACGGGCCAATTTGTTATTAATCTGGTGACCGTCGCCAATGTGGATCAAATGAATGAAACATCCAAAGATTATCTTCCTAATGAAGATGAATTGAAAAAAGCCAATTTAAGCGCCGTTCCATCCAAATTTGTTTCGCCTCCTTCTATAAAAGAGTCGCCCATCCGTATGGAATGTGTGCTCGAACGGATTATTGAAATCGGATCTTCTCCCCATAGCCTGGTCATCGGAGAGGTGAAGGCTGTCGAAGTGCAGGATGGGCTCATTCAAGGAAACAGAATTGATATGAAGCAGCTCGAAGCAGTCGGTCGGATGGGCGGAAAATGGTATGTTAAAACAGATCATTTATTCGAACTGGACCGGTTGGATTGGAGGAAGGAAGAGGTTTGA
- the putP gene encoding sodium/proline symporter PutP, with translation MTNEMYQLIAIVLYMAAMLFIGWYAFRRTSNLTDYMLGGRSLGPAVTALSAGAADMSGWLLMGLPGAIYTAGLGEAWIAIGLTIGAYLNWLLVAPRLRVYTQVSNDSITIPSYLENRLKDKSRFLRIASGIIILIFFTFYVSSGMVAGGKFFLSSFGLSYHAGVLIVSAVVIAYTLFGGFLAVSYTDAVQGFIMFFALILVPIVGVFITGGFSETAATIREVNPQLLNLVSGATFLGILSSIAWGLGYFGQPHIIVRFMAISSVKETKSARRIGISWMLFSLVGAIATALVGIAYYRQHVDATLVDSETVFIALGQIIFHPFIAGIMLAAVLAAVMSTISSQLIVTSSALIEDLYKAVYKSDASDQHYVFLGRMAVLVVSVVALILAWPNKESILKLVSFAWAGFGGAFGPIILLSLYWHKITAKGALWGMVAGAITVGVWGNIKVLTDTLYEIVPGFLICLVVTYLVSLATYRPDPEIEREFNETLELLEKERS, from the coding sequence TTGACGAATGAGATGTATCAACTGATTGCCATTGTCTTATATATGGCCGCTATGCTCTTCATTGGTTGGTATGCGTTCAGGCGTACGTCCAACTTGACGGATTACATGCTAGGAGGCCGTTCTTTGGGTCCTGCTGTTACGGCACTTAGTGCGGGGGCAGCCGATATGTCGGGCTGGCTATTGATGGGGCTCCCGGGGGCCATTTATACTGCGGGTCTTGGCGAAGCTTGGATTGCAATCGGTTTGACGATTGGAGCGTATTTGAACTGGTTGCTTGTCGCACCGCGACTCCGTGTCTATACTCAAGTTTCTAATGACTCGATCACGATTCCAAGTTATTTGGAAAACCGGCTCAAGGATAAATCCCGTTTTTTACGCATCGCATCTGGAATTATTATTCTCATTTTCTTTACATTCTATGTTTCCTCCGGCATGGTAGCAGGCGGGAAATTTTTTCTGAGCTCTTTCGGTTTAAGCTATCATGCAGGCGTATTGATCGTATCAGCCGTTGTAATCGCGTACACATTATTTGGTGGATTTTTGGCAGTCAGTTACACCGACGCGGTTCAAGGGTTTATTATGTTTTTTGCTTTAATACTTGTTCCGATTGTCGGAGTTTTTATAACAGGCGGCTTTTCGGAAACTGCAGCCACGATTCGTGAGGTGAACCCGCAATTATTAAATCTAGTGTCCGGAGCTACGTTTTTGGGGATTTTATCTTCTATAGCGTGGGGGCTCGGGTATTTCGGACAACCCCATATCATCGTTCGTTTCATGGCAATCAGTTCGGTAAAAGAGACCAAGAGCGCGCGTCGAATTGGGATCAGCTGGATGCTGTTCAGTCTTGTCGGAGCAATTGCGACAGCGCTTGTCGGGATCGCCTATTACCGCCAACATGTGGATGCGACTTTAGTGGATAGCGAGACGGTGTTCATCGCGCTCGGCCAGATCATTTTTCACCCGTTCATTGCTGGGATTATGCTAGCTGCCGTTTTGGCCGCCGTTATGAGTACAATTTCATCTCAGTTGATCGTCACTTCGTCTGCATTGATCGAAGACTTGTACAAAGCGGTTTACAAGTCGGACGCATCGGACCAGCACTACGTCTTTCTAGGGAGGATGGCCGTACTTGTCGTTTCCGTTGTTGCGCTCATCTTGGCTTGGCCTAATAAAGAATCTATCTTGAAACTAGTGTCCTTCGCTTGGGCCGGGTTCGGTGGGGCATTCGGGCCCATCATCCTCCTATCCCTATACTGGCATAAAATTACGGCAAAAGGAGCGCTTTGGGGGATGGTGGCGGGCGCGATCACAGTCGGCGTTTGGGGAAATATTAAGGTGTTAACGGATACTCTTTATGAGATTGTCCCGGGGTTCCTGATCTGTCTAGTCGTCACCTACTTGGTCAGCTTGGCGACATACCGTCCAGATCCTGAGATCGAGAGAGAGTTCAATGAGACGTTGGAGCTGTTGGAAAAGGAAAGATCATAA